In Rosa rugosa chromosome 4, drRosRugo1.1, whole genome shotgun sequence, the genomic stretch AGTGATATGCAATTAATCATGTGCAACTCTTTAGTAAGGGCTGTTGGAAATTGTCAAGTGACCTCAAGTACAAAATGAAGCTTTCTAGTCTTTCATTTATTTGCAAACACATATCTTGACCGTTGGTGGTTTCATCATTTTCTCTCAACTATCTTGTATCAGGTGGATGTCACTCGGTAATCAACTGAGTGGTGTACGATTGGTTGATGAAGGCTTGCGTGCACGGTTCAAGGCTGCCTACCCAGAGGTGGAGGTGCAGCGAGCCAGCTTCTCCACCCAGAGCTTCTGCCATGGAAGTGGATTCAAATGCTGCCCAAACAAGAAGTCCAGTTTCCGAAGCAAAGCCCACAGCTGCGCGCAACTAGCAGAGGCTGCTGCTCCACAACAAGCAGAGCCTGCAGTTCCAGATGCACCTGCTTCTGAGGGGTAGCCAGTGTCCACCACCGATGTCGACATGACCGGCTGACTAAAAAGTATTAAATGCACTAATATATAAGGGGCAAAGACTCATCCttttaaccacgtggtgtggtgtgctgatcgagcggcctagtctggaacccccaagTATAGCGTTCGATTCCTAGCTCCATCCCGTgaccagcagatttgagggacctttGTTCGTTAACACGAGGGTTCGTGTatctgcggtgcagtgattagtctgacaaagctgggatacactgcatgagTGTGTGTGTGGTTACTATTGACGTCctccccctaaaaaaaaaaaaaaaaaaactcatcctTTTGTATCTCTCTCCCCACATAACCTCTTTATTCTTTTGTTTCAATGAAACAGATCAGGGTTCTCTGGTTCTGTCCTCCTACCCCTGCCTCTGAGGAGAGAAAGATCACATCTTTTCCCATAAGAGATGTTCACTCCCGGAAAAGATGTTATCTTTCACTTCCCCATGAACATAAGgcttttgatgatgatgaaccCATAAGCATAATAAGGGTTTTGATAGGATAACCAAGAGAGAGGCTTATGATCTGCCAGAATCCTCTCTCAACCcacaaattttattttaattttttcttttttgctattgatttacaatttagagttttttttttttgtagatttacaatttacacttttttttttcgtgaTACGAACGATTAATTACTTGTTGTTTGTTTtacttattttaattttaattttagaatgatttattttctttctttttttcttaattcTATTTAGTGTTGGGCTTGAGCCGCTTTACCCCTCGCTTTCGCCTGGGGTATAAAAAGGCCTTTGACCATAACTCACACTATCACACTCACACGGATCACACACTCACAATCGCACGAACTAAATCTCTCTCAGTTTTCTCTCGCTCTCTCCAAAAAGCTCTAAGCCCGATCCGAAAATCTCAAAACCCTAACATCCAAATAGGAAATCATCATGTTATGTCTTTTGATGATTTAGTTTCTTGATGCCATACGTTTGATTTAGAATATTtgtgattttatatatatatatatattgattctgTATCTGATTTGATGCGAAAGTGGATTAGTTTCTTGATGTTTGCTGTAGagtatttgtgatttttttatatatatatttatcctGGATCTGATTTGATGCGAAAGTGGACTAGTCTCTTGATGCCATATGTTTAGGGGCTTCAAATCTTCTGTCCCCAAAACTCTGTCTCTCTCCGTGTCCCCCTATAAAAATTTGACATTTGGCAATAAAACTTGACACCTGGCCATTTCATTGTCAGCACTTTGACACCGTCAGTTCCCCTTCCGTTTACTCTTCGAGTCTCCATTGTTTTACCCCTCGCAAGTTTCCAGACCAAATAAAATATACTCTTgcaattttattttgatttcAACAGAATCAAAGCAAGGGGCTCAAGTGCTCAACTCTTCGGCCAGGTTCGAAAATCCCTTGCTTGAAGATACTTGAgaaatattcaattaattccTCTCGTAATTGGGttttaattcatttggttgtcaACTAAAAATCATTGAATTGTATCCTTGCGTTCTTCCATTGTCTCTATCTGGGTATTCATTTTATTTGGATTTTAAGGAATCCATTCTAGCTTATATGTATCTTTACGTACCTCAAGGATTTGGAATCTGCAATTGGTGCTGATAGTTTTGGTTTAAGAAGGTTGGCTCATGTTTTAAAGACATAAAGTTTCTAGGTTTTGGATGCTAAAATTAATGTTGACTCGGACCTGGTTTTTCTGGGTTCTTCATTTGATCTTCTGGAATCAATCTGGATAGAAATTTCCATTCCAAAAAAGCTAATCATGATTTTGGTCTTCACAAACTGAAGCTCTGTTAAAGACCGAGTTATGGACTAATTTCACGATTTGTCTTGTTAATGATGATGATTTGAAGAATCAAAATTGGAAAGGATGAGCGGTGGGTTTTTGAACAGAAATGGGTGAAGTCATGAATACTCATGATTCATGAAGAGCAGGAACGAGTAGGAGTTgctgttctttttgttttcagaAACGACAGGAGTATACGGCGTTAATTGTTGTTGGGTTAGTGTCCAGATGTCGAATTTCTATAGGAGGACAGGGAAGGAGACAGAGTTTCAGGGACAGAAGATTTGGACCCATGTTTAGGGTTTAGTTTCTTGATGCGTTTTGATGTAGAATGTTTGTggtttttttaatatttattctGGCTCTCCAGTGGATTAGTTTCATGATGCCATATGTTGGATGCATAatatttgtgatttttataATATTGATTCTGGTTATTTATGTGATTTGATAAcaatattttttctattttcaatTGATATGACCTTTCTGGATTTTTTATTCATAGtgatttgactttttttttttactggatTTATTTGTTCCGAGTCTTGATTTAAAATTTTATTGCTAAAATATGTGATGTGACAtttcttttatatataataCAATCTGATTTGATTTTATGCAATAAAAAATAGGCTATTGACATTCCTAGCATAAAATTTTATTGCTAAAGTATGTGATGTGACAtttcttttatatataattcaatCTGATTTGATTTTATGTAACAAAAAATAGGCTATTGACACTCCTAGATTGGACTCTTGGAGACACTGAGGAATTTATTCAGAAACTGGAAGCTCTATCTACCAGCACCGAAGCCAAACATGCCGGATCCAAGATTTATTTTGTTAAGATGATGTCTACTTTGTAAGCCATTTGCATTTGTAAGTTTGTATCATTATCAATTTAGAAGATTTTGTCATCTTTAGTCATATGCTTACTGTTATGTGTTAACGTTCATTAGAATCAACCTAGTGTAGTTTGTGTTCCCATATTTAATTGTTTTCAAGTGTTTTGTGTGCAAGTTATTTTTTGGTTGGATATTGTCTTTCTTGTAACTAAGAGTGTGCACTGAATAAGTACTTGTGCCCGCATAGGTCAAGCGACTCAACTCTGTCAATTAGGACCACAAATTTAGAATGATAATTCACACAACAGTATGAAAGTTCTCATACTCCATGAAGAGACtgtgtttgtttattttttccCAGTCCGCTCTAAAAGCCAAAATGGTTGTTCCCAAAAAGCAGGAGATGGCTTCTAATAATGAATCGGCTTCTGTTTCTAATGAGGATGAGGATAAAGTGGGTGGTGCACGTATTTTGTTGACACTCCTACATTTAATTCTCTAACATTTCTTTATATGCCTAAACATTTCTGTTTTATATTGCCTTAGGAACCTGCCGCTAAAATTGGTGTTGCTGTTAATACTGTGGGAAAGTTGTTACTATCATGTACAATGGTGTTGCCTTCAGTACCAAATTTCTTGCTGCAGCCACATGGGAAAGCATGTGGCTGAAGGTGCTGAAGGTGCTCTCCAGTGGTACTGAGGCTGTGTTTGTTTCATAGGACTATGATACCCAGCCTTAATTTCTATAGGAGTCCAGGACTACTATAACTTGGCTTAAGCTAGATTAGTACCTGACTCATGTTTGGTTCTGCGTGGACTAAGGAGCAGAGCAGTACGATGTCCCCGGACGATGGCCTCCAAGTAGCCACcgtgaatctctctctctctctctctctctctctcaaatgaCTTTTACATAGCCAGAAATAGAATTCTACATAAATCAAACAACTTGAGCAATAGAATTCCCAACACAATTTCTCACCTCTCCTCCCTAGCTTCTGCTCATCTTAGTAGAAATAACTTGGTTGGGAAAATGACGAAGCAACAGGAGACAATTTCTGGTGTTTAGCGACAAACACCCAACCGGAGGTCAATTTCTGGTGTTTAGCAACCCGTCCTTTGCCGGAAACCCCTGTTACTATTGAAGCCCACAAAGCATTTGCTACCTCCATGAaatcagagagagagactgCACAATCAAAACACCAGAAACCTGAAAACACCGCAAATCAAACAAGGTAATAGGGAAGAAGCCATccaatttctctctcaaattggGTCTTTTTGATCTAGGTTTTAAGGGCATCTTTATTGGATTTTAGGCATCTGGTATTCACCTCCAAGTTGGGATCTTTATTGGGATTACAGTAGCTTTGTTTAGGATTTTGAATTGAAATGGCTGGGTTGGTTCTGCCATGCTCTTAGTTCAGCTTTTGTGAGGaccagttttctgggtttgatcTCATCTGCTCCTCTGATTACCCAGGAATAATCTATTGAAGGGTTGCAAgtctgcttctttttcttctcttgagAGATTCCACAGAGAAATAAGCAATCGatgagaagaagagaggaaattGAAAACCCAAGATCCAGACGGAGCTGAAACTGACGATGCAGAAGCGAAGAATGGGCTTCCACAGTCCGATGCTTTTTGGTGTCACTCTGGAAGAAGAGGTTGAGAGTGTTTTTGGGACTCCAGAGTCTCAGTTAATAGAGTCCCGAGTGATGCCAAACACGGGATAAGTCTTCTTATATTAGATAATCATGTCCTATCCCATCCAGTCCCACGTAACAAACATCACCTGAAGGTGCTCTCCAGTCTCACAACAAGGCAAAGCATGGTTCTCAAAAGTGAATGTAAATGCAGTAGCACAAGAATAAATAGATGGTATTCAATGAGTACATGATAGTACATTGTGAATGCGGCACAAGTACATAATCGTAGTTCTGGTACCGAGTGTGTACCCAACTTCAACATTAGGCAGATTGATTTCTGCATTAGGAGATAGTATTCAGCATTAACGTATCCAGTGAGTACATGATGGTATCAGAACTACTATTATGTGCTTGTGCCGCATTCACAATGTACCGAGTGTGTACCCAACTTCAACATTAGGCAGATTGATTTCTGCATTAGGGGATAGCATTAGCCGattgttttttgttgaaaattttGACTAATCCCTATTTCTTTTGCACTGTTATGCTTTTAGTTGACATATTTTGGTGTCTAGTTTGACCCCAATCTCTCGTATCGTGTAGTTCTGCTTCTTTTTATCATTCTTCTACTAGTTTGTTGTTGTGCTCCTATTTCTATACACACCTCACTGCTACGTTGGGTATTGGTAAGTAAATTTTTGATTTGGGAGAATAAGACTAGTCTTTCCTGAGTTGGATTTTAAACAGAGAGATGATAGACCAAAAGATTTTTGGTGTTTATTTAGTATCAAAAAGTTATAGGACATATTAATGTATTAATACATTAAATATATATTGATTATATATGTAGATTAGTGATAaggtaattaaaattaattttaagcTGCTATTTATATTGAACAATTAATCAATCTGCcaaaaaatttgttgtgttATTGTTCCAGGCAAATTACACATCTCATTGAAAAATGGATCAAGATTTTTCTTTGGTTTGATGTTGTCTATTATCATAACTATGCCAGTATGCCTTGCAAGTTGCAACTGTACAACTTGGtatcaaaatttcaagaaaaaaaaaagagagttaAAATTAAAGATAAATCAAAATAATCTCCTGCGTCTCAAGCTTTTGGATGAGGCCTTAGAAACCAAGTAGCCCACACCCAAACACATGACCCAAAAGCCCACGTCCACAGCCCATCTCACTCCCTCCACATCCATCTCCAACTCCTCCTCAACCTCCTCCACGTCACCATCCTCCTCCAAATCTCCACCGTTCATTTCCCCGCAAGTGCAACAACATCCGCCGTCCGATTCCTCGTCCACCTCCGGTATCTCCTCCAGCGGATGAAACCCACACTTTCCCCGCCTTTTCACAATCATCGCCACCCTCTCGCTCATCGCCACGTGTCCCTCCACCGCCACGCACACCTCCGCCGCCGTGACCTCCTCCCCGACACTCTCGCTCTCCAGCACGCACTTGCACTCCAATTTCCACTCCTGCCCCTCGTCTTTCCTGAAAATCCCCTTCAACACCTTCTCCTCCCTCAAATACGCCTCGAACTGGACCCCGTCGCCGGCCCGAACCGCCTCCCGCGACCCGAATATCGCCTCCCCCTTCCTCACCTTCGCATTAACCGCCCGATAGAGCGTCACGAACGCCGGCGAGTCGGGTCGGATCTTTGACCCGTCGATCTCCAGAGCGGTGCCGTTGATTCTTGGAAGATACGAAAGAGTGAGCGATTCCGGTAACGGCTTATGAGAATCCAAACCCGAAAACCGTATGAAGAAAGCTTGAATCTTTAGGGCTTCTCTTCTGGCCCGAAAGCCGGGGTAGTCCGTCGACCTACACATATGGAGCTCCGAATTCTGACCCGAATAGATCGGTTTGGGTTTCCTTTTTTGGAGGTCTGAGAGGGTTTGGGTTTTTATATTCTGGGGTAATCCGTAGGGCACACGGTTTATGATGCTGACGTGGACAGAACGCCTAAGCCAGCTGGCACGTTGCCGCCAGTTTTTGAGAAATTCTACGTGCCGCGGGGTTTCGGCCTAGGGTGTACGGTAGTGGATGGGGTACGATTGGATCAGGTGCTTTGCGGAGTTTGAGCCGTTGGATTACAAAGGTTGGGTGATTGGACGGCGGGGATGTGGGAATGGGAAGGTGCATGAACATTGAATGGGACAAAGGGTGGTTTTGTCTTGGTTTTAGGGTTGCAAGTCAATTTGCATTCAACAAGGTCCAAGATTTTTATGATATTTTTGGGCGCTTTTTTCAAGTGGGGAAAACAATGATTGATGATATTTcaaccaaaagagaaaaaatatcTGATCTGCAAATAATTATTGATAAGAACtaagatataaaaaaaaaaaaaaaaagaattttagaAGTTTTTTAGATGCTGGGTGTATTGATAAAAAATTTGGGTGCACTAAGCTTCTGTATTTCTAGTTTAGTGTACCAGCCTTTTTATAATTTTAGGgaattttttctatttattttttatgcGGGACTTTTTAATTATTGACACTCGAATGCTGAAATTCTATGTAATTTTCATTTGTCCATTATATATAAAATATCTAAAATGTCCTCAATTCAACACTgaacttttcaaaacaatacgCCAATGGGTTAGTCCAATACCGGTGcttaaaaaacaaaccaaaaaagaattcaaaaaCACTACGGCAATAAGAATTTTTTTAGGGAAGGAGGTCAgccttttaattaattaaaagagATTACAAATGACAGAGTTCAGCTGCAACTGCAGCTTGAAGAAAAACAGGggtagaaaaataaaaacaagcttGCACAAGAGTACTAGCATGCGCAGCTAATAGGTGAGCCACCAAATTTGCCTTCCTTCCAATATGAGTCACTGTCAGATTGATATGTGACTCCAAGACAAGACCAAGATCTTCATAAAGACGCCCCAAAGCAGAGGTATTACAAACTGCATGGGAGTTTAATTGACGCTGCACTTCCATAGCGTCAGTTCCCAGCATTGTCGGCAAATAGGCATGATCCACAGCAAATTCTACAGCCATTTTACAAGCCAAAATCTCAGCATGCTCTGGAGATATCAAGCCACTCAGAGGACAGCTTCCACCTGCAAGCATAACTCCATGAGAATCACGAATCACAAAACCTGCACCCCCCTTCTGGTTATATGATTAaaagcaccatcaacatttatTTTAAGCAAACCAATTGGAGGAGCAACCCACCTCACTGCCCTGAAACTTCAAATAGCAATacttgacaggacccgccctggATTTCACCcagaaatccgaagtggccctgcggaacccaccttagaagaaattctaccaaaaatttggcggaactttcCCTAAAAATGAACTACCCAAAAcatgtagaaagacatttacatttctaaaccatccatccttatactcctggagccaccctgctctccaaatcacaacatcttccaattcacattacacaaatctcaacttaataacattaattccacggttatcagagcaattctaaaatAAAAGGTGTAATAGAATAAAAAAGTAAAGAAGGTAAAGGATCAATAATTCCTACAATGAGGAAGcaatgacagctatgcctcaactccatgtatgcccgacctcaactaatctagctTGCAAACTGGGCATATGAAATCGAATAGCCCAGGGGagaagtattgaaaaacacgttagtgtgagtggacaaaaataaataatcaagataatttaaatgaagcaaatttgaatactttcccacgtatttaaacttataaaaccttgatgcatgcaacgtttataaaacgtatgtctttaaactcaaaatctcgtaAAAACATACCAACtccg encodes the following:
- the LOC133745623 gene encoding uncharacterized protein LOC133745623, whose translation is MCRSTDYPGFRARREALKIQAFFIRFSGLDSHKPLPESLTLSYLPRINGTALEIDGSKIRPDSPAFVTLYRAVNAKVRKGEAIFGSREAVRAGDGVQFEAYLREEKVLKGIFRKDEGQEWKLECKCVLESESVGEEVTAAEVCVAVEGHVAMSERVAMIVKRRGKCGFHPLEEIPEVDEESDGGCCCTCGEMNGGDLEEDGDVEEVEEELEMDVEGVRWAVDVGFWVMCLGVGYLVSKASSKSLRRRRLF